One stretch of Cydia pomonella isolate Wapato2018A chromosome 24, ilCydPomo1, whole genome shotgun sequence DNA includes these proteins:
- the LOC133531034 gene encoding uncharacterized protein LOC133531034 isoform X1, which yields MTPSIKLSGNLGQRHRSFNTLVHDAYLQNTPIPVQKFPEESALDRVFKIDLASKKKDIDYIIGTLKDDDMLYVSRALKSLWLLDPEHSKIINPSFLEHELFPQMTLPAVNKMRHWIQMHLKDPQKCKEFYQFYKDGNFDIAAKFLWHCSNEYILGEFSDILDKITPKLLKRLSEKSPQITKIYYDNLKDDQKLLKYYLENDSKFFDNVKYLLKSDADVFFYIIENFFLHQKFSAMNAAFSKYIMRNHKNRFQCKPELYTVWFLDMKTVAQHLSSEEIKDVVLKLARAEYLKSWFTYQNVEPLIKRLSKDERTVFKKLVFVDKAFGATIKEWPYPIPTPPELKTPQTSLFDDAEIGHLDPYYEEDYCMSMPCGMSFRSMLRKRKYAKWECEKTLLDHLFNKYRFSNYKQTYKELKKQLRAESFPQNRQYMLLVLVSKTGGRTEDLVSLLNLLSQYKNEPVHIRAAIIRSLVKRAFVWRLPSEHWARLLEWGHGLGLDGSDYEADCREGLHAVVIRDLLANDKPSQAVWEKFLSDFETLKEYSLTVEERSRISARLPALLLEDAQSEPEKPKLKQLRYVLNTLSAYCMRYDYFPGTIDAIESAVKYYWNSDDVSRRDTEWLLRQLYDTRVARKHLIKEFFEMYQTDESYVNALRHDVYILEDTKKFEKIIDAKNLQHERFFQKLALYFMEKDGLGQRYRVLLEHRATSEAEKTVAKAMACFSEESGTKPSPGRQMLAKPLALLSGSQFPSLLKTFDAAPPKTAKRQLAAALRANAHFVRPAFDLKSFGWRKAGAQAVANHLAICRQNDVEEYLTETLSWRRTFRLALLLARRLDKEREVFKVYSSERPNKALQAALRYFRYKGDKSDLSVWDMVKSRISEAEPRQLRSYLELTESVPEAIKAEYCFLVFLAFKKRVPDMERHAFSKIPAILPELDEKYIFETNDALLEEYFPLNEMDYNKRKCTFEYTQIIAKFLILSTTEDMLEERFSKVGLPLLNRLERLWKKSSCKDLPDQYYLDYFLFYLKYNKAYFNPKYVSCLPVLEKITEWMHGFLPIEKWFEKYVSVHLTMIYFKTVRHCINEHPELFEESKKLEGACMLGTIFGKFIANEIGELNKKYFPTITEVYAADLVGYFYTYFYRTFDESVEKFTIAVLNGLLSNKSLASYFLAKYALQKFRDQLKSDYVIDILNKFKESEVKELCFAHAIE from the coding sequence ATGACTCCTTCAATCAAATTATCTGGAAACCTGGGACAACGACATCGATCCTTCAACACTTTGGTCCATGATGCTTATCTCCAAAACACACCCATCCCAGTACAGAAATTTCCAGAAGAATCTGCCTTAGACCGAGTCTTCAAAATAGACCTGGCTTCAAAGAAAAAGGACATAGACTACATAATTGGCACCCTCAAAGATGATGATATGTTGTATGTGAGCAGAGCTTTAAAAAGCCTATGGCTTCTAGACCCAGAGCATTCGAAGATAATCAACCCAAGTTTCCTGGAACATGAACTCTTCCCCCAGATGACACTCCCAGCTGTGAACAAGATGAGACACTGGATCCAGATGCATTTAAAAGATCcacaaaaatgtaaagagttTTATCAGTTTTACAAAGATGGAAACTTTGATATAGCTGCCAAATTCCTCTGGCATTGTTCCAACGAATATATATTAGGTGAGTTCAGTGATATTTTGGACAAAATCACGCCGAAGCTTTTGAAACGGCTCAGCGAAAAGAGTCCTCAAATAACGAAAATTTATTACGATAATTTAAAGGACGATCAAaagcttttaaaatattatcttgaAAACGATTCCAAGTTTTTCGACAATGTAAAATATCTTCTAAAATCGGATGCTgatgtatttttctatataatAGAAAACTTCTTCCTTCATCAGAAATTCAGTGCCATGAACGCCGCATTTTCTAAGTATATAATGAGAAATCATAAAAACAGATTTCAGTGTAAGCCAGAGTTGTACACTGTATGGTTTCTCGATATGAAAACAGTAGCGCAACATTTGAGTTCAGAAGAAATCAAGGATGTGGTGTTGAAACTAGCAAGAGCAGAGTATTTGAAGTCTTGGTTTACATACCAAAACGTGGAGCCCCTAATAAAACGCTTAAGTAAAGATGAAAGAACAGTCTTCAAGAAATTAGTATTCGTTGATAAAGCATTTGGAGCCACTATAAAAGAATGGCCGTATCCGATACCAACTCCGCCAGAGTTAAAAACACCTCAGACAAGCTTATTCGATGATGCGGAAATAGGACATTTAGACCCATATTACGAGGAAGATTATTGCATGAGCATGCCGTGTGGTATGTCTTTTAGATCAATGCTGAGAAAACGGAAATATGCTAAATGGGAATGCGAGAAAACGCTTCTAGACCACCTGTTTAATAAGTACCGGTTCTCCAATTACAAACAAACTTACAAGGAGCTCAAAAAACAATTGAGAGCGGAGAGCTTTCCACAGAATCGGCAGTACATGCTGCTTGTTCTCGTGAGCAAGACTGGCGGACGTACTGAAGATCTAGTGTCCTTGTTAAATCTTCTATCACAGTACAAGAACGAGCCCGTCCATATCCGAGCTGCTATAATCAGGAGCTTGGTGAAGCGAGCGTTCGTGTGGCGTCTGCCGAGCGAGCATTGGGCGAGACTCTTAGAATGGGGGCACGGACTGGGTTTGGATGGAAGTGACTATGAAGCGGACTGCCGCGAGGGACTACATGCAGTTGTCATACGAGACTTGCTTGCTAACGATAAGCCGAGTCAGGCAGTTTGGGAAAAGTTTTTGTCCGACTTCGAGACTCTAAAAGAGTATTCTTTAACGGTTGAAGAGCGTAGTCGCATTAGCGCTCGTCTGCCGGCGTTGCTTCTAGAAGATGCTCAGTCTGAGCCAGAAAAACCAAAATTAAAGCAATTGCGGTATGTGTTAAATACCCTTAGTGCATACTGCATGCGGTATGACTATTTCCCTGGTACAATCGATGCAATAGAATCAGCTGTCAAGTATTATTGGAATTCTGATGATGTATCGCGAAGAGATACTGAATGGTTGCTCAGGCAACTTTATGACACTAGAGTGGCGAGAAAACATCTTATAAAAGAATTCTTTGAAATGTATCAAACTGACGAGTCTTATGTCAATGCACTGCGACATGATGTATATATTCTCGAAGATactaaaaaatttgaaaaaattatcGACGCTAAAAATTTGCAACATGAAAGGTTTTTTCAGAAATTGGCGCTTTACTTCATGGAGAAAGACGGGTTAGGACAACGGTATCGCGTTTTGCTAGAACATCGAGCAACTTCTGAGGCCGAGAAAACAGTAGCAAAGGCTATGGCTTGCTTTTCAGAAGAATCTGGAACTAAACCATCACCAGGACGTCAAATGCTAGCTAAGCCCTTGGCACTGCTTTCAGGGTCACAGTTTCCATCCCTTCTAAAAACATTTGATGCAGCGCCGCCCAAAACAGCTAAGCGACAACTGGCTGCCGCTCTAAGAGCTAACGCACACTTTGTTAGACCAGCTTTTGATTTGAAATCCTTCGGATGGCGTAAAGCAGGAGCGCAGGCTGTAGCCAACCATTTAGCTATATGCAGACAAAACGATGTGGAAGAGTATCTTACTGAGACTTTGTCCTGGAGGCGTACGTTCCGACTAGCACTGCTACTAGCGAGACGACTTGATAAAGAACGGGAGGTATTCAAAGTATATTCTTCTGAAAGACCTAATAAAGCGCTCCAAGCGGCATTGCGATACTTCCGTTATAAGGGAGACAAATCGGACCTAAGTGTTTGGGATATGGTGAAGTCTCGTATTTCTGAAGCAGAACCTCGGCAATTGCGTTCGTACTTGGAATTAACAGAGTCAGTACCGGAAGCTATTAAAGCCGAATATTGCTTCCTTGTCTTCTTAGCATTTAAAAAGCGTGTGCCTGATATGGAGAGGCATGCTTTTTCGAAAATCCCTGCTATTTTACCAGAGTTAGATGAGAAATATATTTTCGAAACGAACGATGCTTTACTCGAGGAATATTTTCCGCTGAATGAAATGGATTATAATAAAAGGAAATGCACTTTTGAGTATACTCAGATAATTGCCAAATTCCTTATTCTTAGTACTACTGAAGATATGTTGGAGGAAAGATTTAGTAAGGTTGGATTGCCATTACTCAATCGACTGGAACGGCTGTGGAAAAAATCTTCCTGTAAAGATCTGCCTGATCAATATTATCTTgattattttctgttttatttaaaatacaacaaaGCTTATTTCAATCCTAAATACGTATCGTGTCTTCCTGTGTTGGAGAAAATTACTGAATGGATGCACGGTTTTCTGCCAATAGAGAAGTGGTTTGAGAAATACGTATCTGTGCATTTAACTATGATCTATTTTAAAACCGTCAGACACTGCATTAATGAACACCCAGAGTTATTCGAGGAATCTAAAAAACTAGAAGGTGCATGTATGTTGGGAACAATTTTCGGCAAATTTATAGCAAACGAGATAggagaattaaataaaaaatatttccctACTATAACGGAAGTGTATGCTGCAGATCTTGTgggatatttttatacatatttttatcgtACATTTGATGAGAGCGTGGAGAAATTCACAATAGCAGTCTTAAATGGACTGCTGTCGAATAAATCGTTAGCTTCATACTTTCTTGCAAAATATGCTCTTCAGAAATTTCGggatcaattaaaaagtgactaTGTGATCgacattttaaacaaatttaaggAGAGCGAGGTTAAAGAATTGTGTTTTGCGCATGCTATTGAgtga